One genomic window of Candidatus Omnitrophota bacterium includes the following:
- a CDS encoding patatin-like phospholipase family protein: MSDHNSGFPKNIGLALGSGSARGWAHIGVIRALADAGIEVKCIAGTSIGSLVGAAFALN; this comes from the coding sequence ATGTCAGACCATAACTCGGGTTTTCCGAAAAATATCGGTCTGGCGCTGGGCAGCGGTTCCGCGCGGGGATGGGCCCATATCGGTGTAATACGGGCGCTGGCCGACGCAGGCATAGAAGTCAAGTGTATAGCCGGAACCAGCATTGGTTCTTTGGTAGGGGCCGCGTTTGCCCTCAAC